In Cryptococcus neoformans var. grubii H99 chromosome 9, complete sequence, a genomic segment contains:
- a CDS encoding oxysterol-binding protein produces MSTPMPITPRKASSEKTSKLSTSTSSNPNLSSSAPPSALYNFRLLSALRSEDASEVQQFLNQLKAAGGAEEQIEKAGQLLGMAVRVASIPVITLILNSPNVPSPNLPTSTGTSSTPLHVASELGRVDIVQLLLSDPRIDDTIKDDRARTPLECAASPEVASVIEESRAQLQSKYVALLSRYVSSPLNSPGESAALAEFLDLPRVGVVNLNALDGRTGTSLLHEAARRRDLRLVELAVKKGADVFVRDKRNKRVLDGEKNADDRIKMFLRQFNNQDSLVEAKSDGRPPDHRGFLSKWVNYRSGWRTRWFVLENGVLSYYRDREDEAIACRGSIAMAVATLHTSSDGTRFELSSKVSSAVPKFIVKSVHRAEIARWVQTIKLNIEYYQNGPGVEGQGSGPPLPRRSASLKVHDKAATAVNSLPPSDQFLSPTLQRTATSLSGASIGSVKPPSESSNIRITGTHPESLAYEKDDSDHSEDEDQPSTEVIPYENAYELGVLNIKEQIDLTLQLVDSIVVPPSASPPSSDRGTSISARQAAVKDALRQSLSTMSSLVLKQNAMSHDRERYFTSRIQREIQARQLWEENMLTIAKQQAEFEQQLNDAAKVNEKKKKALRQAKGVLAGLSGVSMPTSPAELGEQRASIDQGILEPPPTTGTGETLSSPFKTTFTSAGPPISSTTPTAPSGLLSPPSIPNIKEAHDAIVAAESGDEDDDTDEFFDAIEQNQLPNLKLYDSIAHPERELPGTPVTPGTPGIGRRVGVVTGASGEAEEDVVHGSELVRQQSVPAKGTIEEYLARESLEPYLHVRHKLPIDDDKRPSVSLWSILKSSVGKDLTKISFPVSFNECTSMLQRMAEDMEYDACLTVAASEKDSLRRIAFVGAFAMSNYSSTIGRIAKPFNPLLSQSFEYAIPNRYRYISEQVSHHPPISACYSEAPKWKYYGEVDAQNKFQGRSFEIRPTGVAHAELIIPREWVNPSLEYPDAGPEYGPGLVKEHYSWKKVTTNVSNFIMGSPIIDHYGDLVVTNHRTGETCTLTFKPRGWRGRDAFEIKGNVKDADDNVKWDIAGRWDTQLIAREASAETLPLESDMSVNQAQKEYILLWRNSEKPKAPFNLTPFAITLNDIPKGLGEYLCPTDCRLRTDQRAFENAEYDRAQGLKTLNEEKQRNTRKLRAEGKLPPHEPRWFNATVDDDTCERLWEPKRAENGEVAFWSVREKKNWDAAGVEHIFASDQK; encoded by the exons ATGAGCACGCCCATGCCTATCACGCCAAGGAAAGCCTCTTCTGAGAAGACGTCCA AACTGTCCACAAGTACATCTTCCAACCCGAACCTATCCTCATCTGCCCCTCCATCTGCGCTGTACAACTTTCGTTTACTCTCCGCGCTCCGTTCCGAGGATGCGTCAGAGGTACAACAGTTTTTAAACCAACTCAAGGCGGCTGGTGGGGCGGAAGAGCAAATTGAGAAGGCTGGGCAGTTATTGGGGATGGCTGTACGGGTTGCCAGTA TCCCGGTGATAACCTTAATCCTCAATTCTCCCAACGTCCCTTCACCAAACCTCCCCACTTCTACAGGAACATCTTCGACGCCTTTACATGTCGCCAGTGAGCTGGGACGTGTCGACATTGTCCAGTTACTTCTATCTGATCCCAGGATTGATGATACCATCAAGGATGATCGTGCACGTACGCCTTTGGAGTGCGCCGCCTCCCCTGAAGTTGCGTCCGTCATTGAAGAATCCCGTGCGCAACTTCAGAGCAAATATGTGGCTTTGCTCTCTCGATATGTGTCAAGCCCTCTGAATTCTCCGGGTGAGAGCGCTGCTCTTGCAGAGTTCTTGGATCTCCCAAG GGTGGGAGTTGTCAACTTGAATGCTCTGGATGGAAGGACTGGGACCAGCCTGCTGCACGAAGCTGCTCG ACGACGAGACCTTCGGCTGGTAGAACTCGCAGTCAAGAAAGGCGCGGATGTCTTTGTAAGGGACAAGCGTAATAAGAGGGTGCTGGACGGCGAAAAGAATGCCGACGATAGAATCAAAATGTTCTTGAGGCAAT TCAATAACCAGGACAGTCTTGTCGAAGCCAAGTCTGACGGTCGACCTCCTGATCATCGTGGATTCCTCAGCAAATGGGTAAACTATAGGAGCGGCTGGCGTACCAGATGGTTCGTCCTCGAGAATGGTGTACTTAGTTACTATCGTGACCGCGAAGACGAAGCCATTGCTTGTCGAGGCTCAATTGCCATGGCCGTCGCCACTCTTCACACTTCCTCTGATGGGACCCGTTTCGAACTTTCCTCCAAGGTGTCTTCTGCCGTGCCCAAGTTTATTGTCAAGTCTGTGCACCGCGCAGAGATTGCACGATGGGTTCAGACCATTAAGCTCAACATCGAGTACTACCAAAATGGTCCAGGTGTGGAAGGACAGGGGAGTGGCCCTCCTTTACCTCGAAGAAGCGCTAGTCTTAAGGTGCATGACAAGGCTGCTACTGCGGTAAATTCGCTACCACCTTCGGATCAGTTTTTAAGCCCTACCCTTCAACGTACCGCTACCAGTCTTAGCGGTGCCAGCATTGGCAGCGTTAAACCTCCGTCCGAAAGTAGCAACATTCGAATCACTGGAACTCACCCAGAGAGTCTTGCTTATGAAAAGGACGATAGCGATCAtagcgaagatgaggatcaGCCGTCTACAGAGGTTATTCCTTATGAAAATGCTTATGAACTAGGCGTGCTCAATATCAAGGAGCAAATCGACCTTACCCTCCAACTCGTCGACTCTATCGTTGTCCCCCCATccgcttctcctccttcttccgatcGTGGCACATCCATCTCTGCTCGCCAAGCTGCCGTCAAAGATGCTTTACGCCAGTCCCTCTCCACCATGTCCAGCCTTGTCCTCAAGCAAAACGCCATGTCACACGACCGCGAAAGGTACTTCACAAGCCGTATCCAGCGAGAAATCCAAGCTCGTCAGCTGTGGGAGGAGAACATGCTTACTATTGCCAAACAGCAGGCAGAGTTTGAGCAGCAGCTGAATGATGCGGCAAAGGTaaatgagaagaagaagaaggcgctACGGCAGGCGAAGGGGGTGTTGGCTGGTTTGAGTGGAGTAAGCATGCCGACTTCTCCTGCGGAGCTTGGAGAACAACGTGCATCCATAGACCAAGGTATCCTGGAACCTCCCCCAACAACGGGAACCGGCGAGACACTCTCCTCACCTTTTAAGACGACATTCACATCTGCCGGTCCCCCCATCTCGAGCACAACACCCACCGCGCCATCAGGACTCTTATCACCTCCCTCAATTCCCAACATCAAAGAAGCCCACGATGCAATTGTTGCCGCCGAGTCTGGggacgaggacgatgatACCGACGAGTTCTTCGACGCGATTGAGCAGAATCAGTTGCCGAATTTAAAGCTTTATGATTCTATTGCTCATCCAGAGAGGGAACTTCCTGGGACGCCGGTTACACCGGGAACCCCTGGTATTGGTAGGAGAGTCGGTGTGGTGACCGGTGCTAGTGGAGAGGCTGAGGAAGATGTTGTGCATGGTTCGGAGCTTGTCAGGCAGCAATCTGTTCCCGCAAAGGGTACGATTGAAGAGTATCTTGCGAGAGAGAGTTTGGAACCGTATCTGCATGTGAGGCACAAACTGCCTATTGACGATGACAAGAGACCTTCTGTGAGCT TGTGGAGCATTCTAAAGAGTTCTGTGGGCAAAGATCTTACAAAAATTTCCTTCCCTGTGAGCTTCAACGAGTGCACTTCGATGCTTCAGCGAATGG CGGAAGATATGGAATACGATGCTTGCTTGACTGTTGCTGCCTCTGAGAAAGACAGTCTCCGTCGTATAGCATTCGTTGGTGCATTTGCGATGAGCAATTATAGCTCAACTATCGGGCGTATCGCCAAACCCTTCAACCCTCTCTTGAGCCAATCATTTGAGTACGCCATTCCAAACAGGTATCGATACATTTCTGAGCAAGTTTCACATCATCCT CCTATCTCTGCGTGCTACTCTGAAGCACCCAAATGGAAGTACTATGGCGAAGTTGATGCCCAGAACAAATTTCAAGGGCGCTCCTTTGAGATTCGACCGACTGGTGTGGCCCATGCAGAGTTGATAATTCCCCGAGAATGGGTAAATCCGTCCTTGGAGTATCCTGATGCAGGTCCCGAGTATGGGCCTGGCTTGGTGAAGGAACACTACTC atggaagaaggtgacGACGAATGTGTCGAACTTTATCATGGGATCACCTATTATCGACCATTATGGAGATCTCGTTGTTA CAAATCACCGAACCGGAGAGACCTGCACGCTTACGTTCAAGCCGCGAGGGTGGAGAGGTAGAGATGCATTTGAGATCAAGGGTAATGTCAAGGACGCCGATGATAACGTCAAGTGGGACATCGCTGGCC GATGGGACACTCAGCTTATTGCGCGAGAGGCTAGCGCCGagactcttcctcttgaaTCCGACATGAGTGTGAATCAGGCGCAGAAGGAGTACATTTTGTTGTGGAGGAATTCTGAGAAGCCAAAAGCGCCATTCAATCTCACACCTTTTGCCATCACGCTG AATGACATTCCCAAGGGTTTGGGAGAATATCTTTGTCCGACTGACTGTAGGTTGCGAACAGATCAAAGAGCGTTTGAGAACGCGGAGTATGATCGAGCTCAGGG ATTGAAGACATTGAACGAAGAGAAGCAACGCAATACGCGTAAGCTTCGCGCTGAAGGCAAACTTCCACCTCACGAACCCAGGTGGTTCAATGCAACTGTTGATGACGACACATGCGAGCGCTTATGGGAGCCTAAGAGGGCTGAGAATGGGGAGGTTGCGTTCTGGAGTGtcagggaaaagaagaactggGACGCTGCGGGAGTTGAGCACATTTTTGCCAGTGATCAGAAATAG
- a CDS encoding NEK protein kinase, translating into MAVPRRSAGVASSSGYADVAELEKYKLVSNIGKGSFGVISKVQRVSDGKEFALKQLDYSKMTEKDRKQILAEVAILDSLKHRNIVQLIQKIKDPKNERIYIVMEYCTSGDLGTLIRRAQRNNSFLPEDKIWNIFLQIVLALHHCHWPAERLANTGGRQSVVAPSTDGGVPRYQVLHRDLKPENVFLSDEFVKLGDFGLSKDMGTASFTSTYVGTPLYMPPEILAENRYDTKSDIWSLGCLVYEMCALHSPFSAAQTQPELITMVKSGKIPPLPARYSSALRSVIKAMLTLNPTKRPSTKDLLEMPEMKLHRKLFTVQNQTSLLFAKRDELKQFEDQIRARAVALDEREKELAEREASLQAREELCESREEEAKETQRKLNQAAESLRGQWERFRDEKEQWEKYREQEEKAKETAFGVTDVPDEKCQPHTGVVGIARPPLEERITAPASPSVSRFTRCFDTPSKIPLATAAVSPAPLAPLEARFGTSHFQPRPATPLRRAATKSMGNLAGVTRAQAAQEWADATQSTPAKQFSFPMRQQRTSIGSPSELHNVYCEDVSMISAIPSPWAPRPRKSSVAPSILVAQQECSASGELLSTANNRLASVAPTQIPAPTFTYREAATPAKWSLDDPDLPSPFIRRPNSMPTQPQAASFPPSSNLAEMRQPLGSINPQPTITASFASLGGPMAKTISNRGGNLHQHVLKVNAARVSGEGVAPSVASIGVVRGRAGNRIG; encoded by the exons ATGGCGGTTCCTCGACGATCTGCTGGTGTCGCTTCCAGTTCTGGATATGCCGACGTAGCAGAGCTGGAGAAGTATAAGCTAGTGTCAAATATTGGCAAAGGAAGTTTTGGAGTCATCAGCAAAGTTCAGAGAGTGTCGGATGGCAAG GAATTCGCTCTCAAACAACTGGACTATTCGAAGATGACAGAGAAAGACCGTAAACAAATCCTTGCCGAGGT AGCCATCCTCGACTCACTCAAGCATCGAAATATCGTACAGCTCATTCAGAAGATTAAGGACCCTAAGAACGAGCGGATATATATAGTCATGGAG TATTGCACCTCAGGTGATCTTGGTACCCTGATCAGAAGAGCCCAACGCAATAATTCTTTCCTCCCAGAAGACAAGATATGGAATATCTTTCTGCAAATTGTActtgctcttcatcactgTCATTGGCCAGCAGAACGCCTCGCCAATACTGGAGGCCGGCAAAGTGTTGTTGCTCCGTCGACGGATGGCGGAGTACCCAGATATCAAGTGTTACATCGTGACCTCAAACCGGAAAATG TATTTCTTTCCGACGAATTTGTCAAATTGGGAGATTTCGGGTTGAGTAAAGACATGGGAACTGCATCATTCACCAGCACCTACGTCGGCACTCCTCTATATATGCCTCCAGAAATTCTTGCAGAGAACCGATATGATACAAAGTCAGATATATGGAGCTTGGGATGTTTGGTCTACGAGATGTGTGCTCTTCA CTCCCCATTCTCTGCCGCTCAAACACAGCCTGAACTCATAACCATGGTAAAATCTGGCAAGATACCCCCTCTTCCGGCTCGTTACTCCTCAGCTTTACGTAGTGTCATTAAAGCTATGCTTACTTTGAAC CCTACAAAACGACCCTCTACCAAGGATCTCCTAGAGATGCCTGAGATGAAGTTACATCGGAAACTCTTCACAGTTCAGAACCA GACTTCCCTACTCTTTGCCAAACGTGACGAGCTCAAACAATTCGAAGATCAGATCAGAGCACGGGCTGTAGCCTTGGacgaaagagagaaggagctgGCCGAGAGAGAAGCAAGTTTGCAGGCTAGGGAAGAACTTTGTGAGAgtcgagaagaggaagcaaAGGAAACTCAGAGAAAGTTGAATCAAGCCGCGGAGAGTCTGAGAGGCCAGTGGGAGAGGTTCCGGGACGAAAAGGAACAGTGGGAAAAATACAgagagcaggaggagaaggccaaggaaaCAGCTTTCGGAGTGACAGATGTGCCTGATGAGAAAT GTCAACCCCATACTGGTGTAGTAGGTATCGCTCGGCCTCCCTTAGAAGAACGCAT CACTGCACCAGCATCACCTTCCGTGTCTCGATTCACTCGCTGTTTTGATACCCCTTCGAAAATCCCTCTAGCCACTGCTGCCGTCTCTCCTGCCcctcttgctcctcttGAAGCACGTTTTGGTACTTCTCACTTTCAACCTCGACCTGCCACTCCTCTCCGTCGAGCTGCCACCAAATCAATGGGTAACCTTGCCGGTGTTACTCGTGCTCAAGCGGCCCAAGAATGGGCGGATGCTACCCAATCAACCCCTGCCAAGCAGTTCAGCTTCCCCATGCGGCAGCAGCGCACATCTATCGGTAGCCCTAGCGAGCTGCACAATGTGTATTGTGAAGATGTTTCCATGATTAGCGccattccctctccttgGGCACCCCGACCTCGAAAAAGCTCTGTCGCTCCCTCTATTCTCGTCGCTCAGCAAGAGTGTTCTGCTTCTGGCGAATTACTTTCTACCGCCAACAACCGTCTAGCAAGTGTAGCACCCACGCAGATCCCGGCTCCGACATTTACCTATCGTGAAGCTGCCACTCCCGCCAAATGGTCATTGGATGACCCTGACCTTCCTAGCCCATTCATTCGTCGTCCCAATTCAATGCCGACACAACCCCAAGCGGCATCTTTCCCTCCCTCGTCAAATCTGGCCGAAATGAGACAGCCTTTAGGCTCAATCAACCCTCAACCTACCATCACCGCCTCTTTTGCTTCTTTAGGAGGTCCTATGGCAAAGACCATATCGAACAGGGGTGGTAATTTACACCAGCATGTCTTGAAGGTCAACGCGGCGAGAGTGAGTGGGGAAGGGGTCGCGCCCTCTGTTGCCTCTATCGGTGTGGTGAGAGGAAGGGCTGGGAATCGTATTGGGTGA
- a CDS encoding nuclear pore complex protein Nup107, whose translation MVAKRTPYSSFASLLAAYQEQYSHAGPSTQLDSPINHEAVLDEQGGLITSLMESLEETIRSKTPTNSSSFEMDGEEQISEDEYKALLSEHRAWQLIRAVYDNRIPRADPNFVPPSAAQQIIENPYTSPEDLIQTMVIEDPELSLWATLVEHLQTRPLLTSPPPLEARHGYLPSTVRRSKFRSTTGSPSLDPDFTIRDPHSSSLAGEDQTYQLPLLETLYNLVRYGELESAIKVCEQGGEPWRGASLMGVRRWTMGGMNKGTEPTVMTGNRYRALWKKSCRTIAKNHTLLPAERHLYAAMISDLPTLLPACESWEDHLWAHVQHRIEARLEKRWRELGGFWEGEAGVGKNDVEEVEMARGGLEEVFASMKSLQNSSISIAMKDPYHVAQQMILLDRTGALFHGFADQLLELESGMSPELIGPLLRFFTHLALILRTLSQPVPVSAANAIIQAYLQILEREGNDKLVAMYAACLREGSGEESYARFLWSMDPSASRDSRSEALLRAKKHNLDVALIARETVRLCLEEVIAGPLTRIFAEPDIVPISIGLTEHDVVLIRSIEWLTILPETADDALVRSCQLVRYFLSKGQANAAQSLLLSLPSLPTSSSSTNQSHLLELASYSRLFSLFSSHTYFADTLFRQPSPTASKLEVHAWKQDLEAGVEDVWKATVGLVKERWLDLPRVSPEAEKEGRVLYEYEGEEERQKQLKLIRLIFIPDLILRLHNALTEQSALFPYFLQRALELASIVADGRYRVYEGFLPLATIAGGAEVVGGGEKGVSRLEVYMDKIREVALEVLKSGNGNAFKVRKLT comes from the exons ATGGTGGCCAAGAGAACGCCCTACTCATCTTTTGCGAGCCTGCTTGCAGCATATCAAGAACAATACTCACATGCTGGCCCTTCAACGCAGCTTGACTCGCCTATAAATCATGAGGCTGTTCTTGACGAGCAAGGTGGATTAATCACTTCTCTCATGGAATCGCTCGAGGAAAC CATTCGATCAAAAACACCGACAAACAGCTCGTCATTTGAGATGGATGGTGAAGAGCAGATATCAGAAGACGAATACAAGGCGTTGTTATCAGAACATCGAGCGTGGCAGCTTATTCGTGCGGTCTACGA CAACCGGATACCCCGCGCCGATCCAAACTTTGTTCCTCCATCTGCCGCACAGCAGATCATCGAAAATCCCTATACAAGTCCGGAAGATCTCATACAGACAATGGTCATTGAAGATCCAGAATTATCGCTTTGGGCT ACCTTGGTCGAGCATCTCCAGACTCGCCCTCTATTAACTTCACCACCGCCTCTCGAAGCTAGACATGGCTATCTGCCATCCACTGTCCGTCGTTCTAAATTCCGTTCGACTACAGgttccccttctctcgaCCCCGATTTTACCATTCGTGATCCTCACAGTTCTTCTCTAGCGGGTGAAGACCAGACTTACCAACTACCTCTCCTTGAAACATTATACAACCTCGTCCGATATGGAGAGCTTGAGTCAGCGATCAAAGTATGTGAACAGGGAGGTGAGCCATGGAGGGGTGCGAGTTTGATGGGTGTACGGCGGTGGACGATGGGAGGGATGAATAAAGGAACCGAGCCAACTGTCATGACTGGAAACCGATACCGTGCCTTGTGGAAAAAGTCTTGCCGCACGATTGCCAAGAATCACACTCTCCTGCCTGCCGAGCGGCATCTCTACGCTGCGATGATCTCGGATCTACCTACGCTCTTACCGGCATGTGAGTCGTGGGAAGACCATCTTTGGGCACACGTACAACATAGGATCGAAGCgagattggagaagagatggcgTGAGCTTGGAGGATTCTGGGAAGGCGAAGCTGGAGTAGGGAAGAATGACGttgaagaggtggagatggccaGAGGGGGTCTTGAGGAGGTTTTTGCAAGTATGAAGAGTCTGCAAAACTCCTCAATTTC TATTGCCATGAAGGACCCGTACCATGTCGCCCAACAGATGATTTTGCTCGATCGAACAGGAGCCCTCTTCCACGGATTTGCGGATCAACTTCTAGAGCTCGAGTCTGGGATGTCTCCAGA ACTCATAGGACCTCTTCTCCGCTTTTTCACTCACCTCGCTCTCATTCTCCGCACCCTCTCTCAACCCGTTCCCGTTTCAGCGGCCAATGCTATCATTCAAGCCTATCTGCAAATTCTCGAGCGAGAAGGCAATGATAAGCTCGTCGCCATGTATGCGGCTTGTCTGAGGGAAGGTAGTGGTGAAGAAAGCTATGCGCGTTTCTTATGGT CGATGGACCCTTCTGCCAGCAGAGACTCCAGGTCAGAAGCGCTTTTGCGAGCCAAGAAACATAATCTTGATGTTGCGCTCATCGCTCGCGAAACTGTCCGTCTTTGtcttgaagaagtcatCGCT GGCCCCCTCACGAGGATTTTCGCTGAACCCGATATTGTACCCATTTCTATCGGTTTGACGGAACATGATGTCGTGCTTATTAGGTCTATCGAATGGCTAACCATCTTGCCGGAAACGGCGGACGATGCGCTCGTGCGATCCTGCCAGCTCGTTCGGTACTTCTTGT CCAAGGGTCAAGCTAATGCCGCccaatctcttctcctctcccttccttcccttcccacatcctcctcttcaaccaaTCAAAGTCATCTCCTCGAACTCGCCTCCTACAGTCgactcttttctctcttctcctcccacACTTACTTTGCTGATACCCTGTTTCGCCAACCTTCGCCTACTGCTAGCAAACTTGAAGTGCACGCTTGGAAGCAGGATCTTGAGGCTGGCGTGGAAGACGTTTGGAAGGCCACTGTAGGGTTGGTCAAGGAAAGGTGGCTGGATCTGCCTCGCGTGTCTCCCGAggctgagaaagaaggcagGGTTTTGTACGAGTacgaaggggaagaggagaggcaGAAGCAACTCAAGCTTATACGACTTATTTTCATCCCCGACCTCATCCTTCGCTTGCACAACGCTCTCACCGAACAGTCTGCTTTATTCCCGTACTTTCTGCAGAGGGCCCTTGAACTGGCGAGCATAGTGGCGGATGGAAGGTATAGAGTGTACGAGGGCTTTCTGCCACTGGCGACGATTGCTGGAGGTGCAGAAGTGGTTGGGGGGGGCGAAAAGGGTGTCAGCCGGCTTGAAGTGTACATGGACAAGATCAGGGAGGTGGCGCTTGAGGTGTTAAAATCGGGAAATGGGAACGCTTTCAAGGTTAGGAAACTGACGTGA
- a CDS encoding ATP-dependent rRNA helicase RRP3 — MPRIRLYCASITKTSSLNTMSSLSSQESATMSQPGSPFRSPSPAPSNPDAPEASHNKTFADLGISPELCRACASMGFKKPSDIQAEAIPHALEGKDIIGLAQTGSGKTAAFSLPILQTLWENPQPFFALVLAPTRELAYQISQQVTSLGSGIGVRTAVLVGGMDMMSQSIALSKRPHVIVATPGRLMDHLENTKGFSLKSLKYLVMDEADRLLDLDFGPIIDKVLKVIPKERNTYLFSATMTTKVAKLQRASLNKPVRVEVSSKYSTVSTLLQHYLLLPLKNKDAYLLYLANELSSSSMIIFTRTVADSQRLSIILRRLGFPAIPLHGQMTQSLRLASLNKFKSGGRSILVATDVASRGLDIPLVDLVINYDMPTNSKDYVHRVGRTARAGRSGKSITLVTQYDVEILQRIESHIGKKMTSFDVDKEAVALLTDTVAKANREAALEMRESGTGGGGGKRGRDKGKRKSFGDGDDRDRDDDVLEAGVPRKKNKFTAGSKKKARK, encoded by the exons ATGCCTCGAATAAGACTTTATTGTGCATCTATAACAAAAACGAGCAGCTTGAACACAATGTCCAGCCTGTCTTCGCAGGAATCCGCCACAATGTCTCAGCCCGGATCTCCATTCCGTTCCCCTTCTCCGGCACCCTCCAACCCAGACGCTCCTGAAGCATCGCATAATAAGACGTTTGCCGACCTCGGTATCAGCCCGGAATTATGTCGAGCATGTGCTTCTATGGGCTTCAAGAAACCTTCAGATATTCAGGCTGAAGCAATTCCTCATGCTTTGGAAGGCAAGGATATCATTGGTCTTGCTCAGACCGGTTCCGGTAAGACGGCAGCATTTAGTTTGCCCATTTTGCAGACATTATGGGAGAATCCTCAACCATTTTTTGCCCTTGTGTTGGCACCCACTCG TGAGCTGGCGTATCAAATCTCTCAACAAGTTACTTCACTTGGATCCGGCATTGGCGTTCGCACAGCTGTCTTAGTCGGTGGTATGGACATGATGTCTCAATCTATCGCCCTCTCTAAGCGGCCTCACGTAATTGTGGCCACCCCGGGTCGATTAATGGACCATTTGGAAAATACCAAGGGCTTCTCTCTTAAATCCTTAAAGTATTTG GTAATGGACGAGGCCGATCGTCTTCTCGATCTGGATTTCGGACCTATCATCGACAAGGTCCTTAAAGTAATCCCTAAGGAGCGTAACACCTATCTTTTCTCTGCTACTATGACAACCAAAGTTGCCAAACTTCAACGCGCTTCTTTAAATAAGCCTGTCCGCGTCGAAGTCTCTTCCAAGTACTCGACTGTCTCTACCCTCTTACAACAttatctcctcctccctcttaAGAACAAGGATGCCTatcttctttatcttgCCAACGagctttcttcatcttccatgaTCATTTTTACCCGTACCGTTGCCGACTCTCAGCGATTATCCATTATCCTTCGTCGTCTCGGTTTCCCGGCCATCCCATTGCACGGCCAAATGACTCAAAGTCTCCGATTGGCAAGTTTGAACAAGTTTAAATCCGGTGGAAGAAGTATTTTGGTGGCCACCGACGTTGCTTCTCGTGGACTTGACATTCCTCTCGTCGATCTCGTCATC AACTACGATATGCCTACAAACTCTAAAGATTACGTCCATCGAGTCGGTCGTACTGCACGTGCAGGTCGTTCCGGTAAATCCATCACTCTCGTCACACAATACGATGTCGAGATTCTTCAACGTATCGAATCCCATAttggcaagaagatgactTCTTTTGATGTTGACAAGGAGGCAGTTGCACTCCTAACCGACACAGTTGCGAAAGCGAACAGGGAGGCGGcgttggagatgagggagagtggtactggtggtggaggtggcaAGCGAGGAAGGGATAAGGGAAAGCGAAAGTCATTTGGCGATGGAGATGACAGGGATAGGGACGATGATGTTTTGGAAGCTGGTGTgccgagaaagaagaacaagttCACAGCGGGTAGCAAGAAAAAGGCTAGAAAGTAG
- a CDS encoding protein phosphatase methylesterase 1 has product MSDMFRKSVLNKLPQLPPTRAPWADEPELVEETDEEDEQLDNIGELKPITVGPSKHDTQDYSPLSASTFFAQAAEVQPPSTPCTFRVYLTPPSPSIPSANAGTLPGLSGMRTQQQMNKHGTYLVCHHGGGASGLGFAPLAREVKVKSNGEMGVLAFDCRGHGKTSTNDPKLELDLSHDTLLSDFMALIEILFPDPRESPSLILLGHSMGAAPVVSAAPELQRKGYTIPGIVILDVVEGTAVDSLPLMKSILSKRPESFRSVIDAIYWHVTSNSIRNVESARVSVPHIIVPAPSSSSSDPSASPGGKQVWRTDLLGTEPYWEGWYKGLSQRFLSTKCARLLVLAGQERLDRELMVGQMQGKFQLEVMSDVGHYLHEDNPAGLAATLITFWRRNTRVLVLPPKIGAPGPGGRGGPVEVKQVGQQ; this is encoded by the exons ATGTCCGACATGTTCAGAAAATCAGTGCTGAACAAGCTACCCCAACTTCCGCCCACTCGAGCGCCATGGGCCGACGAACCTGAACTTGTCGAAGAGActgacgaggaagacgaacAACTCGACAACATTGGAGAGCTCAAACCTAT AACCGTGGGGCCTAGCAAGCACGATACGCAAGActactctcctctttccgcatcgaccttcttcgcccAAGCTGCCGAAGTGCAaccaccttccacaccTTGCACTTTTCGAGTCTACCTTACACCCCCTAGCCCATCAATCCCATCTGCCAATGCTGGAACGCTCCCAGGTCTTTCGGGGATGAGGACACAGCAGCAAATGAATAAACATGGGACGTACCTGGTCTGTCATCATGGAGGAGGGGCGAGCGGACTGGGTTTTGCACCCCTCGCTAGAGAGGTGAAGGTGAAAAGTAATGGAGAGATGGGTGTATTAGCGTTTGATTGTCGGGGACATG GCAAGACGTCTACGAACGACCCAAAACTGGAGCTTGATTTATCTCATGACACCCTTCTATCCGACTTTATGGCTCTTATTGAAATTTTGTTCCCTGATCCGAGAGAATCACCGTCTCTTATC TTGTTAGGCCATTCAATGGGCGCTGCACCAGTAGTCAGTGCTGCTCCAGAATTGCAGAGAAAAGGATACACCATCCCTGGTATTGTCATTCTCGATGTTGTAGAAG GTACGGCGGTTGATTCTCTCCCACTAATGAAGTCTATCCTCTCCAAACGCCCAGAATCTTTCCGTTCAGTCATAGATGCTATTTACTGGCA CGTAACATCCAACTCTATCCGCAACGTCGAATCAGCCCGTGTCTCTGTACCACACATCATCGTCCCCgccccctcctcctcctcatctgaCCCTAGCGCAAGCCCTGGAGGCAAACAAGTCTGGCGTACCGACCTCTTGGGGACAGAGCCATATTGGGAAGGATGGTACAAAGGTCTCAGTCAAAGGTTTTTAAGCACCAAATGCGCGAGGTTGTTAGTTCTCGCGGGTCAGGAGAGATTGGATCGCGAACTGATGGTTGGGCAGAT GCAAGGGAAATTTCAGTTAGAAGTCATGTCGGATGTAGGGCATTATCTGCACGAG GATAACCCCGCAGGGTTGGCAGCTACCCTCATCACATTCTGGCGACGCAACACCCGCGTGCTCGTCTTACCGCCAAAGATTGGCGCACCCGGACCAGGCGGTAGAGGTGGACCTGTGGAGGTGAAGCAAGTTGGTCAACAGTGA